The following proteins come from a genomic window of Maribacter sp. HTCC2170:
- a CDS encoding isoprenyl transferase has translation MNTIEDINGQKLPKHLAIIMDGNGRWAKQKGKFRVFGHENGVKTVRSTVESCVRIGLEYLTLYTFSTENWNRPKIEVDTLMRLLVSSLKKELKTFNKNNVRLNTIGDIKSLPNRAYIELVEVMEKTKGNTGMTLTLALSYGAREELKNAVQQIAVKVKNNIISPESIDETIINNHLYTQNLPDVDLLIRTSGEHRISNFLLWQIAYAELYFIDVFWPDFKEQHLVEAIINYQNRERRFGKTSEQLN, from the coding sequence ATGAACACAATTGAAGATATTAATGGTCAAAAATTACCCAAACACTTAGCCATTATTATGGATGGCAATGGTCGTTGGGCCAAACAAAAAGGTAAATTCCGGGTGTTTGGTCATGAGAACGGGGTTAAGACTGTTCGTAGTACTGTTGAAAGTTGTGTTAGAATAGGATTGGAGTATCTCACACTTTATACATTCTCTACTGAAAACTGGAACAGACCCAAGATAGAAGTTGATACCTTAATGAGGCTTCTTGTTTCTTCCTTAAAAAAAGAACTTAAAACTTTTAACAAAAACAACGTAAGACTTAATACTATTGGTGATATCAAATCTTTGCCAAACAGAGCTTACATTGAGCTTGTTGAGGTTATGGAGAAAACCAAGGGAAATACAGGTATGACCCTCACATTGGCCTTGAGCTATGGAGCTAGGGAAGAGTTGAAAAATGCCGTTCAGCAAATTGCGGTCAAAGTTAAAAATAATATAATTTCTCCTGAAAGTATTGATGAAACCATTATTAATAACCATCTTTACACGCAAAATTTGCCAGACGTTGATTTGCTCATCCGTACCAGTGGGGAACACAGGATAAGCAATTTTTTATTATGGCAAATTGCTTATGCTGAATTGTATTTTATTGATGTATTTTGGCCAGATTTTAAAGAACAACATTTAGTTGAGGCCATAATAAATTATCAGAACAGAGAACGAAGATTTGGAAAAACTAGCGAACAACTCAACTAG
- a CDS encoding DUF6089 family protein, translated as MKNYLFIILVFVSVTMSAQTYEIGAFAGGANNIGDVGRTNFILPSDIAYGGLFKWNKSKRYAWRASVIYGKFTADDSKSNIASRQQRGYVVKNSIFEASAGLEFNFVEYNLHKLGPAFTPYLYTGVTYFRYDYDYVDAGRQINFGQKDGSFAIPMVVGVKKRLNQFLIIGAEVGARYTFTDNLDASNPEKSNINQQLDVDFGNIFSDDWYVFSGVTLTYTFGRKPCTDCFE; from the coding sequence ATGAAGAATTACCTTTTTATAATTCTTGTTTTTGTAAGTGTTACTATGAGTGCACAGACATATGAAATAGGTGCATTTGCTGGAGGAGCCAATAATATAGGTGATGTGGGGAGAACAAACTTTATTTTACCTTCTGACATTGCATATGGTGGATTGTTCAAATGGAATAAAAGTAAAAGATATGCTTGGCGTGCTAGTGTAATTTATGGTAAATTTACAGCCGATGATTCAAAATCGAACATAGCTTCTCGTCAGCAGAGGGGGTATGTCGTTAAAAATTCCATATTTGAGGCTTCGGCCGGTCTAGAGTTTAATTTTGTGGAGTATAATTTACATAAATTGGGTCCTGCATTTACACCATATTTATATACAGGAGTAACCTATTTTAGATATGATTACGATTATGTTGATGCCGGGAGACAAATTAATTTTGGTCAAAAAGACGGTTCGTTTGCAATTCCTATGGTTGTAGGGGTAAAAAAGAGATTAAATCAGTTTTTGATTATTGGTGCAGAAGTCGGTGCTAGATATACCTTTACAGATAATTTGGACGCCAGTAATCCTGAAAAATCGAATATTAATCAACAGCTGGATGTTGATTTTGGAAATATTTTTAGTGATGATTGGTACGTGTTCTCTGGGGTTACATTAACCTATACTTTTGGCAGAAAACCTTGTACTGATTGTTTTGAGTAA
- a CDS encoding NAD kinase yields the protein MKVAIYGQTYQDNTFDYVLELLDELEKESATIFIEENLNTHLSHKHSSSSYETFNELIGLDDSFDMFISFGGDGTILRATTYVRDLNIPIVGVNTGRLGFLSTFKKEDVRKVVQEFVEGAYTIVERSLVELNAGPQAEEFGELNFALNEITVSRKDTTSMITVETHLNGEYLTSYWADGLIVSTPTGSTGYSLSCGGPVIVPTAKSLVLTPIAPHNLNARPLVISDDTVIRLKVSGREDNHLVSLDSRIATLENGKEIEIKKADFTIKMIEYNSESFLKTLRNKLLWGEDKRN from the coding sequence ATGAAAGTTGCCATTTATGGACAAACGTATCAAGATAATACGTTTGATTACGTTCTTGAGCTTCTTGATGAGCTCGAAAAAGAATCTGCCACAATTTTCATCGAGGAAAACCTTAACACTCATTTATCCCATAAACATAGTAGTAGTTCTTATGAGACTTTCAATGAATTGATTGGATTGGACGACTCTTTTGATATGTTCATAAGTTTTGGGGGTGATGGGACTATTTTAAGGGCAACCACTTATGTTAGGGATTTGAACATTCCAATTGTAGGTGTCAATACTGGGCGACTAGGATTTTTATCGACTTTTAAAAAGGAAGATGTTAGGAAAGTGGTTCAGGAGTTCGTTGAAGGTGCTTATACAATTGTAGAACGAAGTTTGGTCGAATTAAACGCTGGTCCGCAGGCCGAAGAATTTGGTGAGCTCAACTTTGCTTTGAATGAAATTACTGTTAGCAGAAAGGATACTACCTCTATGATCACTGTAGAAACGCACTTAAATGGGGAGTATTTGACATCTTATTGGGCAGACGGGCTCATAGTTTCTACACCTACTGGGTCTACAGGATATTCTTTAAGTTGTGGTGGTCCAGTAATTGTTCCAACTGCAAAATCTTTGGTTCTCACACCCATTGCACCACATAATCTTAATGCCCGGCCGTTGGTTATTTCAGATGATACCGTGATTAGGTTGAAGGTTTCGGGTAGAGAAGATAATCATTTGGTTTCTTTGGATTCAAGAATTGCAACACTTGAAAATGGTAAAGAGATTGAGATCAAAAAGGCTGACTTTACCATAAAGATGATAGAATATAATTCTGAAAGTTTTTTAAAGACCCTTCGCAATAAATTATTGTGGGGAGAAGATAAGCGCAATTGA